One part of the Bacillus sp. FJAT-27916 genome encodes these proteins:
- a CDS encoding pseudouridine-5'-phosphate glycosidase has product MNEWIKLSEEVKEAKKNGTPIVALESTIISHGMPYPQNVQTAREVEAIIREEGAVPATMAVIDGVIRIGLSDEELEFFGKTKGIAKASRRDMPYLVAAKKNGATTVAATMICAELAGIKTFVTGGIGGVHRGAETTMDISADLQELAKTDVAVICAGAKSILDLGLTMEYLETQGVPVVGYQTDKLPSFFTRTSPFDVNYRLDTPTEIAEMMKAKWDMNLKGGMVIGNPIPEEFAMEDSFINKVIDDAVEEAESLGITGKDVTPFLLGKIKDVTEGKSLEANIALVKNNAKVGAQIAVAFGKISQ; this is encoded by the coding sequence ATGAATGAATGGATTAAATTATCAGAAGAAGTGAAAGAAGCGAAGAAAAACGGAACACCAATCGTAGCGTTGGAATCTACAATCATCTCACACGGTATGCCATATCCACAAAACGTGCAAACAGCTCGTGAAGTAGAAGCTATCATCCGCGAAGAGGGAGCTGTTCCGGCAACAATGGCTGTCATTGACGGTGTTATTCGCATCGGCTTAAGCGATGAGGAGCTTGAATTCTTCGGGAAAACAAAGGGCATTGCGAAAGCTAGCCGCCGCGATATGCCATACTTGGTAGCAGCGAAGAAGAACGGTGCAACAACGGTTGCGGCAACGATGATCTGCGCAGAGCTTGCTGGCATTAAAACATTCGTGACAGGCGGAATCGGCGGTGTGCACCGTGGAGCTGAGACAACAATGGATATCTCCGCCGACCTTCAGGAATTAGCAAAGACAGATGTAGCGGTCATTTGTGCAGGGGCTAAGTCCATTCTTGACCTAGGTTTAACGATGGAATACCTTGAAACACAAGGGGTGCCAGTTGTTGGTTATCAAACAGATAAATTACCATCCTTCTTCACAAGAACAAGTCCGTTCGATGTGAACTATCGTCTAGATACTCCGACAGAGATTGCGGAAATGATGAAGGCGAAATGGGATATGAATCTTAAAGGCGGAATGGTTATCGGTAACCCAATCCCAGAGGAATTCGCAATGGAAGACAGCTTTATCAACAAGGTAATTGATGATGCGGTTGAAGAGGCAGAATCTCTTGGAATCACTGGTAAGGATGTTACTCCATTCCTACTAGGCAAAATTAAAGACGTAACAGAAGGCAAGAGCCTTGAAGCCAACATCGCATTAGTGAAAAACAATGCAAAAGTCGGCGCTCAAATCGCAGTTGCTTTCGGGAAAATCTCTCAATAA
- a CDS encoding LacI family DNA-binding transcriptional regulator: protein MAAREKKNKTSIKDVAAMAEVSTATVSHVINGTRYVSEEVTTKVKEAMKELNYVPNPVARTLRSQNSHLVGLIVPVKEFTDTANAFFMIVAQGIEQTLSKNGYKLILCNSYENPDLEKEHIQMFHNQLVDGIILVPTGNDYSYLADLPINNDSPIVFIDRKPQNYQGNCVLTDNFQGAYAAAKHLIEKGHKHIGFITGELGLTTSDKRLEGYKQALADHHLSFNEKYVKIGNASLEDGYRIAKEFMEQKEVSALFVANNVMTMGAISYFQEHYIKIPDEMAIIGFDDYEWMKIINPSLTTVKQPAYEMGQKAAEVILDCIKNKQEKPTDYMLDTSLIIRRSS from the coding sequence ATGGCTGCGAGAGAGAAGAAAAACAAGACAAGTATAAAAGATGTAGCGGCAATGGCGGAGGTATCTACAGCAACTGTCTCTCATGTAATCAATGGAACTAGATATGTATCTGAAGAAGTAACGACAAAGGTAAAAGAGGCCATGAAGGAATTAAATTATGTTCCTAACCCTGTTGCAAGAACATTAAGGAGCCAGAATTCGCATTTAGTCGGATTAATTGTACCAGTTAAAGAATTTACAGATACAGCTAATGCTTTTTTTATGATTGTCGCTCAAGGTATCGAACAAACATTATCAAAGAACGGGTATAAATTAATTCTATGTAACTCCTACGAAAATCCTGATTTAGAAAAAGAACATATTCAAATGTTCCATAATCAGTTAGTGGACGGAATCATTCTAGTACCAACCGGAAATGATTATTCTTATCTAGCTGACCTGCCGATTAATAATGATTCACCCATTGTCTTCATTGACCGAAAACCCCAGAACTACCAAGGGAATTGTGTGTTAACCGATAATTTTCAAGGTGCGTATGCTGCTGCGAAGCATCTCATCGAAAAGGGGCATAAACATATCGGGTTTATAACGGGGGAATTAGGTTTAACAACAAGTGATAAACGTTTAGAGGGATATAAGCAAGCCCTTGCAGATCATCATTTATCCTTTAATGAGAAGTATGTGAAAATAGGAAATGCTTCTTTAGAAGATGGATACAGAATAGCGAAAGAGTTTATGGAGCAAAAAGAGGTCAGCGCACTCTTTGTTGCAAATAATGTGATGACAATGGGAGCTATTTCATACTTCCAAGAGCATTACATCAAAATTCCTGATGAAATGGCCATCATAGGATTTGATGATTATGAATGGATGAAAATCATTAATCCATCGTTAACAACCGTTAAACAACCAGCTTATGAAATGGGACAGAAAGCTGCTGAGGTCATTTTGGATTGCATCAAAAATAAGCAAGAAAAACCGACAGATTACATGTTAGATACATCCTTGATTATTCGAAGATCTAGTTAA
- the megL gene encoding methionine gamma-lyase, producing the protein MRKEYKHFETAAVHAGYDTKKHVGSLSTPIYQTSTFTFDTAEQGEARFAGTEEGYIYSRLGNPTVQALEEKVAVLEGAEDCAAFASGMGAVSAVLIELSKANDHILCSLGVYGCTFDLLVLLKDKYAIDYDFSPMESEEQIRNSIRPETTCIFVETPINPTMRVIDLEMVSRVAKEYGIPVVVDNTFPSPYLQSPLALGCDVALHSATKYIGGHGDVVAGLVAGKKSFITNLKKNSLKDIGSIMSPFDAWLLLRGLKTLPVRMDRHSENAIKINEQLLNHPQVGQVYFPWNKDNAGHEAAIKQMKQPGGVISFELKEGGKREAQAFLNKLQLIKIAVSLGDVETLISHPASMTHAVIPEKDRLSMGVTDQLIRLSVGLESWEDIWADIEQALEG; encoded by the coding sequence ATGAGAAAAGAATACAAGCACTTTGAAACGGCAGCCGTCCATGCCGGATATGATACAAAAAAGCATGTAGGCAGTCTATCCACACCGATTTACCAAACCTCAACATTCACTTTTGATACAGCGGAGCAAGGCGAGGCACGCTTTGCTGGAACAGAAGAAGGCTATATTTACTCCCGCCTCGGAAACCCGACTGTTCAAGCACTTGAAGAAAAGGTGGCTGTCCTAGAAGGAGCTGAAGATTGCGCCGCTTTCGCATCAGGAATGGGAGCGGTTTCAGCTGTTTTAATTGAACTGTCAAAAGCAAATGACCATATCCTCTGCTCCCTTGGTGTGTATGGATGCACCTTTGACTTACTGGTCTTGCTAAAGGATAAATATGCGATTGATTATGATTTCAGCCCGATGGAATCAGAAGAGCAAATTCGAAACAGCATTCGTCCAGAGACGACCTGTATCTTTGTCGAAACACCCATTAACCCAACGATGCGCGTCATTGACCTAGAGATGGTTTCGCGCGTGGCCAAGGAATACGGCATTCCCGTCGTTGTCGACAACACATTTCCATCTCCATATCTCCAATCACCACTTGCACTCGGATGTGATGTTGCTCTCCATAGCGCAACCAAATACATTGGGGGACATGGAGATGTCGTCGCCGGTCTGGTTGCCGGAAAAAAATCCTTTATCACTAATCTCAAAAAGAACAGCCTGAAAGATATCGGCAGCATCATGTCTCCATTTGACGCATGGCTTCTTTTGCGCGGTCTCAAAACCCTGCCCGTCCGCATGGACCGCCACAGTGAAAATGCCATCAAGATCAATGAACAGCTGCTAAATCACCCGCAAGTCGGGCAAGTGTATTTTCCATGGAATAAAGATAATGCCGGACATGAAGCTGCCATTAAACAAATGAAGCAGCCAGGAGGAGTCATCTCCTTCGAACTAAAAGAAGGAGGGAAACGAGAAGCACAAGCTTTCCTTAACAAGCTCCAACTCATCAAAATTGCCGTCAGTCTGGGAGATGTGGAAACACTCATCTCTCATCCAGCCTCCATGACCCATGCTGTCATTCCAGAAAAAGACCGCCTCTCCATGGGCGTCACCGATCAGCTGATCCGTCTCTCTGTCGGTCTTGAATCGTGGGAGGATATTTGGGCAGATATTGAGCAAGCGTTAGAAGGGTAA
- a CDS encoding phasin family protein, whose protein sequence is MSTIRDMVNKAFSFGLGAAIVSKEQIEKYVDEMVKRGDVSEQESKQMVNDLVQRGEERQKEVEQQINMKVKLRLQEMDIATKEDIARLEQRIAALEAKQD, encoded by the coding sequence ATGAGTACAATTCGAGACATGGTCAACAAAGCTTTTTCCTTTGGTTTAGGAGCTGCCATTGTCAGCAAGGAACAGATTGAAAAGTATGTTGATGAAATGGTTAAGCGCGGCGATGTATCTGAACAGGAATCAAAACAAATGGTGAATGATTTAGTGCAGCGCGGTGAGGAGCGCCAGAAAGAGGTCGAACAACAAATTAACATGAAGGTTAAGCTGCGCCTTCAGGAAATGGATATTGCAACGAAAGAGGATATCGCAAGACTTGAGCAAAGAATTGCTGCGTTAGAAGCAAAACAGGATTAA
- a CDS encoding ABC1 kinase family protein has protein sequence MQVLNKRIRHFNRYQDIIRAMIHNGFGSIAEELGLADMLPFGGKWIFEGKDVKEKPAGERIRLILEELGPTYIKLGQMMSTRPDIVPAAIILELEKLQDKVREFPFDEVKAIIEDELELPLEELFTEFNPVPIAAASIGQVHKAILPSGDIVAVKVQRPNITKTIDTDLEILHNLARIAEKRYHWARDYGINDIVDEFSLSLNMELDYGIEGRNAEKIAAQFKDDDMIRIPEVYWDYSTKRVLTMEFVEGIKINDVKSLDEIGFDRCLLSKRFTEAMMKQILDEGLFHADPHPGNVFVQPGDRLVFLDFGNIGRINAEMKYEFASLLMALRKGNTDFVVRSILKIGITPDDINYDQLKADVQEFIDNYYGQNLNKISISDVINDFFTLTYLHHIRIPSDLTMLGKTFLAVEGVVETLYPEYNILDVVEPFGDHLVKERFQPKNIAEMIFNKVVDYSDFFSEMPRSLKDLTNKLKDGKFSVQIKVPQLETFLAKMDKMANQLSYAIILLSFSIIMAGLVIGSSTRGGTNILWQIPIIEIGFVIATVMVLYLLYSIFRSGRF, from the coding sequence ATGCAAGTGTTGAATAAGAGGATACGCCATTTTAATCGCTATCAAGATATTATTCGTGCCATGATTCATAACGGTTTTGGCTCTATAGCGGAAGAGCTTGGGCTGGCTGATATGCTTCCTTTTGGCGGCAAGTGGATTTTTGAAGGGAAGGATGTTAAAGAAAAGCCAGCGGGTGAGCGTATCCGGCTGATTTTAGAGGAGCTTGGTCCAACCTATATCAAGCTCGGACAAATGATGAGTACCCGCCCTGATATCGTCCCGGCTGCCATTATCCTTGAGCTTGAGAAGCTTCAGGATAAGGTACGGGAATTTCCCTTCGATGAAGTAAAGGCCATCATTGAGGACGAATTAGAGCTGCCGCTCGAGGAATTGTTTACTGAATTTAATCCAGTTCCAATTGCGGCAGCCTCTATTGGTCAAGTACATAAAGCTATTCTTCCATCAGGTGATATTGTGGCAGTGAAGGTACAGAGACCTAATATCACGAAAACCATTGATACGGATCTTGAAATTCTGCATAACCTCGCCCGTATTGCAGAGAAGCGGTATCATTGGGCGAGAGATTATGGCATTAATGATATCGTCGATGAATTTTCCCTCTCTCTGAACATGGAGCTTGACTACGGGATTGAGGGACGAAATGCCGAGAAGATTGCCGCTCAATTCAAAGATGATGATATGATCCGCATCCCGGAGGTTTATTGGGATTACTCCACAAAAAGAGTTCTTACAATGGAGTTTGTGGAGGGGATTAAAATCAATGATGTGAAAAGCCTTGATGAGATTGGCTTTGACCGCTGTCTGCTGAGCAAGCGTTTCACAGAGGCGATGATGAAACAAATCCTCGACGAAGGCTTGTTTCATGCTGACCCGCATCCCGGAAATGTGTTTGTCCAGCCCGGCGATCGGCTTGTCTTTCTTGACTTTGGCAATATCGGCCGAATTAATGCTGAGATGAAGTATGAATTCGCCTCCCTGCTGATGGCGCTGCGAAAGGGGAATACTGATTTTGTCGTACGCTCCATTTTGAAGATTGGGATTACGCCGGATGACATAAACTACGATCAGCTAAAAGCGGATGTGCAGGAATTCATTGATAATTATTACGGGCAGAATTTAAATAAGATCAGCATCAGCGACGTCATCAATGATTTCTTCACCCTCACCTATCTGCATCATATCCGTATTCCATCAGATTTGACGATGCTTGGCAAAACCTTTTTAGCTGTTGAGGGTGTTGTGGAAACTCTTTATCCGGAATACAATATCCTTGATGTCGTCGAGCCTTTTGGCGACCATTTAGTCAAGGAACGCTTCCAGCCGAAAAATATTGCAGAGATGATCTTTAATAAGGTCGTCGACTATTCTGATTTCTTCTCAGAAATGCCTCGCAGCCTGAAAGATTTGACGAATAAATTAAAAGATGGCAAATTTAGTGTGCAGATTAAAGTACCGCAGCTTGAAACGTTTTTGGCAAAGATGGATAAGATGGCGAACCAACTATCCTATGCAATCATCCTGCTGTCCTTCAGCATTATCATGGCAGGCCTGGTCATTGGCTCCTCAACCAGAGGCGGAACCAACATCCTGTGGCAGATTCCGATTATCGAAATTGGGTTTGTCATTGCGACGGTCATGGTTCTCTATCTCCTCTATTCCATCTTCCGATCTGGGCGGTTTTGA
- a CDS encoding MFS transporter: protein MKIGAKRNYWLLSAFFFFYFFTWSSCMSLFSIWLSQDIQLSGASTGIIFSANAIVALIMQPLYGVISDKIGLKKHILWFITALLVLSGPFFIYIYGPLLKYNILLGAIVGGMFLGAAFQAGCGAVESYIEKIGRKCDFEYGKSRMWGSLGWAAATFFAGQLFNINPNINFWLASGSALCLVLILLMTKVDLTGSSDITTQEPIKMKDVFGLLKLKKFWFFVMYVFGVVCFYSVYDQQFPTYYASLFSDISKGNQLYGYLNSFQVFLEAGMMFAAPFIVNKIGAKKSLLLAGFIMATRIIGSGLAFEPIGISCMKLLHALELPIMLIAIFKYLAQHFDNRLSSTLYLVGFQFSSAIAAAFLSPVFGSLYDTIGFSHVYFIIGGIVLTFNIISCFTLTKDVKEEVQMNRQAKAS, encoded by the coding sequence ATGAAAATAGGAGCAAAACGAAATTATTGGTTATTAAGTGCATTTTTCTTTTTTTACTTCTTTACATGGTCTTCCTGTATGTCTTTATTTTCTATTTGGTTAAGTCAAGATATTCAGTTAAGCGGTGCTAGTACAGGGATTATCTTCTCAGCAAACGCAATCGTAGCATTAATTATGCAACCGCTTTATGGAGTAATCTCTGACAAGATTGGCTTAAAGAAACATATCCTTTGGTTTATTACTGCATTACTTGTTTTATCAGGTCCTTTCTTCATCTATATTTATGGACCATTATTGAAATACAACATTTTATTAGGTGCTATCGTAGGCGGTATGTTCCTAGGTGCTGCCTTCCAAGCAGGCTGTGGAGCAGTAGAATCATATATTGAAAAAATAGGTCGTAAGTGTGACTTTGAATATGGGAAATCAAGAATGTGGGGCTCTTTAGGATGGGCAGCAGCGACTTTCTTCGCAGGACAGCTATTTAACATCAATCCTAATATTAATTTCTGGTTAGCTTCAGGTTCAGCTTTATGTTTAGTATTGATCTTATTAATGACAAAAGTAGATTTAACAGGTTCTTCGGATATTACTACTCAAGAGCCCATTAAGATGAAGGATGTCTTTGGATTGTTAAAACTGAAAAAGTTCTGGTTCTTCGTCATGTATGTATTTGGCGTAGTATGTTTCTATTCGGTGTATGATCAACAATTCCCTACATATTATGCTTCTTTATTCTCTGACATTTCTAAAGGAAACCAATTATACGGTTACTTGAATTCATTCCAAGTATTTTTGGAAGCAGGCATGATGTTCGCTGCACCATTTATTGTAAACAAAATTGGAGCAAAAAAATCGTTGCTCTTAGCTGGCTTTATCATGGCGACACGTATTATTGGTTCAGGTTTGGCCTTTGAACCAATCGGCATATCTTGTATGAAACTGCTTCATGCTCTCGAATTGCCGATTATGTTAATTGCGATTTTTAAATACCTGGCTCAGCATTTTGATAATCGCTTATCTTCAACTCTTTATTTAGTAGGTTTCCAATTCTCAAGTGCGATTGCTGCTGCATTTCTATCACCAGTATTTGGTTCTTTATACGACACAATAGGATTCAGTCATGTGTACTTCATCATTGGTGGAATTGTGCTGACATTTAATATTATTTCCTGCTTTACATTAACCAAGGATGTAAAAGAAGAAGTGCAAATGAATAGACAAGCTAAAGCATCTTAA
- a CDS encoding Gfo/Idh/MocA family protein, with protein MKFATIGTSMITERFIEAAAESGKLTLKAVYSRDLEKATRFANQYDVKLVFNQLEQLATCEEIEVVYIASPNSIHYEQAIFLMEHGKHIICEKPMFTSMKEWENAFETARKNNVFLFEAMRTIHAPNFSVLKNNLGRVGQIRSVNLQYMKYSSRYDQYLEGEVPNIFSAKYAGGALVDLGIYPLYMAISLFGEPDSSIYVPVMLDSGVDGGGTLVLQYVDFVCTIVCSKITDSYGSNEIHGEKGNIIFPGSGTVEKIEFIDRETKVCEPFSIEQTNNDMVYEIETFTDIIKTGDEERYVELANLSGIVLNIMEHTRKQCGIIFGPDKQ; from the coding sequence ATGAAATTTGCAACGATTGGAACGAGCATGATTACTGAACGCTTTATCGAAGCGGCTGCTGAGAGCGGAAAACTCACATTAAAGGCGGTTTATTCAAGAGATTTAGAGAAGGCAACACGCTTTGCGAATCAATATGATGTGAAACTCGTATTTAATCAGCTGGAGCAATTGGCGACCTGTGAGGAAATTGAGGTAGTCTACATAGCCTCTCCAAATTCCATTCATTATGAGCAGGCTATCTTCTTAATGGAGCACGGTAAGCATATTATCTGTGAAAAACCGATGTTTACGAGTATGAAGGAATGGGAGAATGCCTTTGAGACAGCAAGGAAGAATAATGTCTTTTTATTCGAGGCGATGAGAACGATTCATGCGCCGAATTTCAGCGTCTTGAAGAATAATCTAGGACGTGTCGGCCAAATTAGAAGCGTTAACCTGCAATATATGAAGTACTCTTCTCGTTACGATCAATACTTGGAAGGGGAAGTTCCGAATATCTTCTCAGCTAAATACGCAGGGGGAGCGCTGGTCGACTTAGGTATTTACCCGCTCTACATGGCAATCTCTTTATTCGGAGAGCCAGATTCAAGCATTTATGTTCCCGTTATGCTCGATAGCGGGGTTGATGGAGGCGGTACACTTGTCCTCCAATACGTAGATTTTGTCTGCACGATTGTTTGCTCCAAAATCACCGATTCATATGGTTCAAATGAAATTCACGGCGAGAAGGGCAATATCATCTTCCCTGGGTCAGGGACCGTTGAAAAAATTGAGTTCATTGACCGGGAAACAAAGGTATGTGAGCCATTTTCCATCGAACAAACCAATAATGACATGGTGTATGAAATCGAGACATTCACCGATATCATCAAGACAGGCGATGAGGAACGCTATGTAGAACTAGCCAATCTGAGCGGAATTGTCTTAAATATAATGGAACATACAAGGAAGCAGTGCGGCATCATCTTTGGGCCGGACAAGCAATAA
- a CDS encoding carbohydrate kinase, protein MNEKESQILHLIKDNPFITQNEIAGKLNLSRSAIAGYISSLTKQGKLLGRAYVLPEGKRIVCIGGANMDRKSSLEKAFRLETSNPVQTTSTLGGVARNIAENLGRIGADVHLLTVVGDDREGKDVLARTGEYVKILPSLEIAGHTTGTYTAILDEHGNMAVAFADMGIYDAVDIPFIEKRWSHIAASSMVLLDTNFPKEIISYIIGRCADEGIPVSVVPVSIPKLDRLPENLSGLEWLILNREEAEVLSGLTVNDDESVRAAGAKILARGVRHVIITRSEKGLYFINDKGEEGFLTGQPADSVVDVTGAGDSLAAGIMLGAIEGHSILESCQYGMSSASITIQSKETVSPSLNRLSLEKEKERLF, encoded by the coding sequence ATGAATGAAAAAGAGAGTCAGATTCTACATTTAATAAAAGATAACCCGTTCATCACGCAAAATGAGATAGCGGGGAAACTGAATCTTTCAAGAAGTGCCATTGCCGGCTACATCTCTTCTCTGACAAAGCAGGGAAAATTATTGGGACGTGCTTATGTTCTTCCTGAGGGTAAGCGGATTGTCTGTATTGGCGGTGCCAATATGGACCGGAAATCCTCGCTCGAAAAAGCCTTCCGTCTCGAAACCTCTAATCCCGTCCAAACAACTTCAACTCTAGGCGGGGTTGCCCGCAATATTGCGGAGAATCTCGGACGTATTGGAGCAGATGTTCACTTACTGACGGTTGTCGGCGATGATCGAGAAGGCAAGGATGTCCTTGCTAGAACGGGTGAGTACGTGAAGATTCTTCCGTCTCTAGAGATTGCCGGACATACGACAGGCACATACACAGCCATCTTAGATGAGCATGGGAATATGGCAGTTGCGTTTGCTGATATGGGTATCTATGATGCCGTTGATATCCCGTTCATCGAGAAGCGATGGTCACATATCGCCGCAAGCTCCATGGTTCTGCTCGATACGAATTTTCCGAAGGAGATTATCAGCTATATCATTGGGCGCTGTGCAGATGAAGGTATCCCTGTTTCTGTCGTTCCCGTATCTATCCCGAAATTGGACCGTCTTCCGGAAAACCTGAGTGGCCTGGAATGGCTCATCCTGAATCGGGAAGAGGCTGAGGTGCTTTCTGGTTTGACGGTTAATGATGATGAATCCGTCCGGGCGGCTGGTGCCAAAATCCTTGCTCGGGGTGTTCGTCATGTGATTATCACACGTAGTGAAAAAGGATTATATTTCATAAACGATAAGGGGGAAGAAGGCTTCCTTACTGGACAGCCTGCTGATTCTGTCGTAGATGTGACTGGTGCAGGAGATTCACTAGCAGCGGGCATCATGCTCGGTGCCATTGAGGGTCATTCTATCCTTGAATCCTGCCAATACGGCATGTCTAGTGCCTCCATTACGATTCAGTCAAAGGAAACGGTCAGTCCATCCTTGAATCGCCTATCCCTAGAGAAGGAAAAAGAGAGATTATTTTAA
- the ybaK gene encoding Cys-tRNA(Pro) deacylase, whose translation MAKGKTNALRILDQRKVSYELLQYNPEDGKIDGISVALKIGEDARYVFKTLVTISAAKNLYVFVIPVMAELDLKRAARAAGEKKIDMLSVADLQKYTGYIRGGCSPVGMKKQYPTFIDKKAEEEGIIIVSAGKIGMQMKIHLDDLLNVTKGQTAAVIHEE comes from the coding sequence ATGGCGAAAGGAAAGACAAATGCACTCAGGATACTTGACCAAAGGAAAGTATCCTATGAATTACTTCAATATAATCCTGAGGATGGCAAGATTGATGGGATATCTGTTGCTCTTAAGATTGGCGAGGATGCCCGTTATGTGTTCAAAACATTGGTGACAATCTCCGCAGCCAAAAATCTATACGTATTCGTCATACCAGTTATGGCTGAACTCGATTTAAAGCGGGCAGCACGAGCAGCGGGAGAGAAAAAAATCGACATGCTGTCTGTCGCGGATTTGCAGAAATACACAGGCTATATACGCGGCGGCTGTTCACCGGTCGGGATGAAAAAGCAATATCCAACTTTCATCGATAAGAAGGCAGAGGAGGAAGGAATCATTATCGTTTCTGCCGGCAAGATTGGCATGCAAATGAAGATCCATCTGGATGATTTGTTGAATGTAACCAAAGGGCAAACAGCAGCTGTCATCCATGAAGAATGA
- a CDS encoding glycoside hydrolase family 32 protein, which translates to MTTVTMANNAINQANEALQEAVKKMKKDWRLGYHIAAPANWINDPNGLVFFKGEYHAFYQHYPYGESWGPMHWGHAKSKDLVHWEHLPVALAPDHDYDRDGCFSGSAIVKDDMLYLIYTGHVWVDQSKDIAIQTQCIASSKDGIHFEKYENNPVIRDIPEDSTGHVRDPKIWEKDGLYHIVLGNRTKDDIGRVIHYTSKDLIDWEYEGVLAQNESNLGYMWECPDFFELDGKDVLLFSPQGMKAEGDSYNNLFQTGYLIGSYNETTKKFEHGDFHEIDHGHDFYAVQTLHDDQGRRIAIGWMDMWESEMPTKEHGWCGALTLPRELSLSAEGNIIMKPVAELKGLREQELEVNVASISNEVIKTPINQELLELKAEFSLKNLTAKEFGIKVRCSEDGTEETSIGIDVEHSKLILNREHSGAGVKGIRQTAINLEGDTVILHLYLDRSSIEVFANEGTTTMTSRIYPKKTSLNVQFYAEDGKVNLKSVQAWKLADIWE; encoded by the coding sequence ATGACGACTGTCACAATGGCTAATAATGCAATTAATCAAGCAAATGAGGCTCTTCAAGAAGCCGTAAAAAAAATGAAAAAGGATTGGCGTTTAGGCTATCATATTGCCGCGCCAGCTAACTGGATTAATGATCCAAATGGTCTTGTGTTTTTTAAAGGTGAATACCATGCATTTTATCAGCATTATCCATATGGAGAGAGCTGGGGGCCAATGCATTGGGGCCACGCCAAAAGTAAGGATTTAGTTCACTGGGAGCATCTTCCAGTGGCCTTGGCACCTGACCATGATTATGATCGCGATGGGTGCTTTTCCGGGAGTGCTATTGTAAAGGATGATATGCTCTATTTAATTTATACAGGCCATGTATGGGTTGATCAATCAAAAGATATTGCGATTCAGACACAGTGCATCGCTTCAAGCAAAGATGGCATTCACTTCGAGAAGTATGAAAATAACCCAGTAATTAGAGACATTCCAGAAGACAGTACAGGGCATGTCCGTGATCCGAAAATCTGGGAAAAAGATGGCCTTTACCATATTGTATTGGGCAACAGAACGAAAGATGATATTGGTCGAGTTATTCACTATACTTCAAAGGATTTAATCGATTGGGAGTATGAAGGCGTATTGGCGCAAAATGAAAGTAACTTGGGATATATGTGGGAATGTCCAGATTTCTTTGAGCTAGATGGAAAGGATGTTCTGCTATTCTCTCCTCAAGGAATGAAAGCAGAAGGAGACTCTTACAATAACCTTTTCCAAACAGGGTATTTAATCGGATCTTACAATGAAACCACGAAGAAATTTGAGCATGGTGATTTCCACGAAATCGATCATGGCCATGACTTCTATGCGGTACAGACATTACATGATGATCAAGGTCGTCGAATTGCTATAGGATGGATGGATATGTGGGAATCTGAAATGCCGACTAAAGAGCATGGATGGTGTGGAGCTTTAACACTACCAAGGGAGTTATCTTTATCTGCTGAAGGAAACATAATCATGAAGCCAGTTGCCGAGCTGAAAGGCCTTCGTGAACAGGAACTAGAAGTGAATGTGGCCTCTATTTCAAATGAAGTTATTAAAACACCGATAAACCAAGAACTGCTCGAGCTTAAAGCTGAATTCTCACTAAAAAACCTTACGGCAAAGGAATTCGGAATCAAGGTGAGATGCAGTGAAGATGGAACGGAAGAGACCTCCATTGGCATTGATGTAGAGCATAGTAAGCTTATACTTAATCGCGAGCACTCTGGTGCAGGAGTAAAAGGTATCCGCCAGACGGCTATCAATTTAGAAGGCGATACAGTTATTCTTCACCTCTATCTTGACCGATCATCGATTGAAGTATTTGCAAACGAAGGTACTACCACAATGACAAGTAGAATCTATCCAAAGAAAACAAGTTTAAATGTTCAATTCTACGCTGAAGATGGAAAAGTAAATCTTAAATCTGTGCAGGCTTGGAAACTAGCTGATATCTGGGAATAA